One Pelodiscus sinensis isolate JC-2024 unplaced genomic scaffold, ASM4963464v1 ctg34, whole genome shotgun sequence DNA segment encodes these proteins:
- the LOC142823742 gene encoding uncharacterized protein LOC142823742, which yields MEPELTLHLLVHFLDLLLQACQQWLEAAWHHLVHVNPLPLRLAALGAVEEPRRRPSTGVPRRIWRLDTSSDWWDCIVLERWEDQQWTQNFRMRRDTFLELCEWLAPALRRRDTRMRPAIPLQKQVAIALWKLSTPDSYRSVGNQFGVGRSTVGAVLMQVVKAINRVLLRRVVRLADPDAVIRGFGALGFPNCGGAIDGTHIPIRASEHQASWYINRKGSSLNHSP from the exons atggagccagagctcaccctgcaccttctggtgcactttctggacttgctgctgcaagcctgccagcaatggctcgaggctgcctggcaccacctggtgcacgtcaaccccctgcctctccgcctggccgctctgggggccgtggaggagccgcggcggcgccccagcaccggcgtgccccgccgcatctggcgtctggacaccagcagcgactggtgggactgcattgttctggagcgctgggaggaccaacagtggacccagaacttcaggatgaggagggacaccttcctggagctctgcgagtggctcgcccctgccctgcgcagaagagacactcgcatgaggcccgccatccccctccagaagcaggtggccatcgccctctggaagctctccacgccggacagctaccgatccgttgggaaccagttcggcgtggggagatccaccgtcggagcggtgctcatgcag gtggtcaaggccatcaaccgggtgctgctccgcagggtggtccgcctcgccgacccggacgccgtcatccggggattcggcgccctgggcttccccaactgcgggggggccatcgacgggacgcacatccccatccgtgcctcggaacaccaggcgtcctggtacatcaaccgcaaggg CAGCAGCCTTAACCACAGCCCCTAG